A genome region from Apus apus isolate bApuApu2 chromosome 2, bApuApu2.pri.cur, whole genome shotgun sequence includes the following:
- the TFPI2 gene encoding tissue factor pathway inhibitor 2, translated as MAAGRRLPLAALLLPLACAALPARSLTEKQRACLLPPDEGPCRALVPRWYYDRYTQSCQEFTYGGCHGNANNFLTFDDCEKSCWTIKKVPKLCRMEADGGPCRSHLKRYAFNLTSMRCEEFIYGGCYGNGNNFRDLQSCVDHCLPEKTGPLLCYSPKDEGLCSSSVPRYYYDAKTKSCKEFKYTGCGGNANNFVTETDCYNVCRKAGSQKPKINKPTSAFRRKRIIKLVKKPQTYNPKS; from the exons ATGGCCGCTGGCCGCCGCCTCCCGCTGGccgcgctgctgctgccgctggcCTGCGCGGCCCTGCCTGCGCGCAGCCTCACAG AGAAGCAGCGcgcctgcctgctgccccccgACGAGGGCCCCTGCCGCGCCCTGGTGCCGCGCTGGTACTACGACAGGTACACGCAGAGCTGCCAGGAGTTCACCTACGGGGGCTGCCATGGTAATGCCAACAACTTCCTCACCTTCGACGACTGCGAAAAGAGCTGCTGGACCATCAAGA aagtGCCCAAATTATGCCGGATGGAGGCTGATGGAGGACCTTGCAGGAGTCATCTAAAAAGATATGCCTTTAACTTGACCTCGATGAGGTGTGAAGAGTTCATCTATGGAGGCTGTTATGGAAATGGCAACAACTTCAGAGATTTGCAGTCTTGTGTGGACCACTGTCTGCCAGAGAAAA CTGGTCCCTTGCTATGCTATAGCCCAAAGGATGAAGGATTGTGTTCTTCTTCTGTGCCTCGCTATTACTATGACGCCAAGACTAAATCATGTAAGGAGTTCAAATATACTGGCTGTGGTGGAAACGCCAACAACTTTGTTACTGAAACAGACTGCTACAATGTCTGCAGAAAAG CAGGGTCTCAGAAACCAAAAATCAACAAGCCAACAAGCGCATTCCGCAGAAAAAGGATTATCAAATTGGTTAAAAAGCCTCAGACGTATAACCCGAAGTCTTAA
- the LOC127380558 gene encoding guanine nucleotide-binding protein G(I)/G(S)/G(O) subunit gamma-11, translating into MPAINIEDLSEKDKLKMEVEQLRKEVKLERQPVSKCSEEIKNYIEERSGEDPLVKGVPEDKNPFKEKGGCVIA; encoded by the exons ATGCCAGCCATTAACATCGAGGACCTCAGCGAGAAGGACAAATTGAAAATGGAAGTGGAGCAGCTCCGGAAAGAAGTGAAGCTGGAGAGGCAGCCG GTGTCCAAGTGCTCCGAAGAGATCAAGAACTACATCGAGGAGCGGTCGGGCGAGGACCCGCTGGTGAAGGGGGTTCCTGAGGACAAGAACCCCTTCAAGGAGAAGGGAGGCTGTGTCATCGCTTAG